Proteins encoded within one genomic window of Deltaproteobacteria bacterium:
- a CDS encoding DUF2330 domain-containing protein, which yields MERQANGNRRGGRASRAAVAVATAAAVWGAQPQAASAFCGFYVSGADADLYNNATMVVLMRDGTRTVLSMQNNYQGPPEDFAMVVPVPVVLQKDNVKTLADEVFDRVDQLAAPRLVEYWEEDPCAPELDDVVFESARRGVMAPEAAAAVGSGFGVRIEAQFKVGEYDIVILSARDSTGLDTWLRREGYKIPPNSEPLLRPYVAGGWKFFVAKVDVDKVRFKDGQAMLSPLRFHYDSDEFRLPVRLGLVNSAGTQDLIVHILARGTRYEVANYKNVTIPTNIDVDDTVRKRFGEFYAALFDATLEKNPGAVVTEYAWDAGSCDPCPTPALTASELATLGGDVIPGGTSPWEFVVTRLHARYGKDSLGEDLVFKQAPPIAGGREWRTGPDGTLEKGATPAPRNNFQARYAIRHRWTGPIECEHPVRGRWGGPPAGVDGPAQPRAARDLAFVPRGGVQLASLVREDVPEIGLRRAAAAAGGGAAAAGGAAAGGDEASRGDKAAAGGAAAAGGDGTARKRRACGCASSDGAGGSAALLAVVAAALVGRRRRTARHR from the coding sequence ATGGAGCGACAGGCGAACGGTAATCGACGGGGTGGGCGGGCTTCGCGCGCGGCGGTCGCCGTGGCGACGGCGGCGGCGGTGTGGGGGGCGCAGCCGCAGGCGGCGAGCGCGTTTTGCGGCTTCTACGTCAGCGGGGCCGACGCGGACCTGTACAACAACGCGACGATGGTCGTGTTGATGCGCGACGGCACGCGCACCGTGCTGTCGATGCAGAACAACTACCAGGGACCGCCCGAGGACTTCGCCATGGTGGTTCCGGTGCCGGTCGTGCTGCAGAAGGACAACGTCAAGACGCTCGCCGACGAGGTGTTCGACCGGGTGGACCAACTCGCGGCTCCGCGCCTGGTCGAATACTGGGAAGAGGATCCGTGCGCCCCGGAGTTGGACGACGTGGTCTTCGAGAGCGCGCGGCGGGGCGTGATGGCCCCCGAGGCGGCGGCCGCAGTCGGCTCCGGGTTCGGCGTCCGCATCGAGGCCCAGTTCAAGGTCGGCGAGTACGACATCGTCATCTTGAGCGCGCGCGACTCCACCGGGCTCGATACGTGGCTGCGCCGCGAGGGCTACAAGATCCCGCCGAACAGCGAGCCGCTGCTGAGGCCGTACGTCGCCGGCGGCTGGAAGTTCTTCGTCGCCAAGGTCGACGTCGACAAGGTCCGGTTCAAAGACGGCCAGGCGATGCTGTCGCCGTTGCGATTTCACTACGACAGCGACGAGTTTCGCCTGCCGGTGCGGCTGGGCCTGGTCAACTCGGCCGGGACGCAGGATCTGATCGTTCACATCCTCGCGCGCGGCACGCGCTACGAGGTCGCCAATTACAAGAACGTCACGATCCCGACCAACATCGACGTCGACGACACCGTGCGCAAGCGGTTCGGCGAATTCTACGCGGCGCTGTTCGACGCCACGCTCGAAAAGAACCCGGGCGCGGTGGTGACCGAATACGCGTGGGACGCCGGGAGCTGCGACCCGTGCCCGACGCCGGCGCTCACCGCGTCGGAGTTGGCGACCCTCGGCGGCGACGTGATCCCGGGCGGGACGTCGCCGTGGGAGTTCGTCGTGACGCGCCTGCACGCGCGCTATGGCAAGGACTCGCTGGGCGAGGACCTCGTGTTCAAGCAGGCGCCGCCGATCGCGGGCGGCCGCGAGTGGCGCACCGGCCCGGATGGCACGCTGGAGAAGGGCGCGACGCCGGCGCCACGCAACAATTTCCAGGCTCGCTACGCGATCCGCCACCGGTGGACGGGGCCGATCGAGTGCGAACACCCGGTGCGCGGCCGGTGGGGCGGACCGCCGGCGGGCGTGGATGGTCCCGCGCAGCCCCGCGCGGCGCGTGACCTGGCGTTCGTGCCGCGCGGCGGCGTGCAGCTCGCGTCGCTCGTGCGCGAAGACGTGCCGGAGATCGGCCTGCGACGGGCCGCGGCGGCAGCGGGCGGCGGGGCAGCCGCCGCGGGCGGGGCGGCGGCCGGCGGCGACGAGGCGAGCCGCGGCGACAAGGCGGCGGCGGGCGGCGCGGCAGCGGCGGGCGGCGACGGGACCGCGCGCAAGCGGCGGGCGTGCGGCTGCGCGTCGTCCGACGGCGCGGGCGGGAGCGCGGCGCTCCTGGCGGTGGTCGCCGCGGCGCTCGTCGGGCGGCGGCGCCGGACGGCGCGGCACCGGTGA
- a CDS encoding protein-L-isoaspartate(D-aspartate) O-methyltransferase — MVADQLVARGVRNPRVLAAMREVPRHEFAPAGGRDHAYEDHPIPIGYDQTMSQPYIVAVLAELAAPEPDDKVLEVGTGSGYTAAVLSRMAARVYTIEIVAPLAERAAATLARLGYDNVDVRSGDGYGGWPEAAPFDAIIVTAAPRDVPKPLLEQLAVGGRLVVPVGDAYQELRVITRTEDGFDQRTVFPVRFVPMQGRAAGAAAGEMRDGATGER, encoded by the coding sequence ATGGTGGCGGACCAACTCGTCGCACGCGGCGTCCGCAACCCGCGCGTGCTCGCCGCGATGCGCGAGGTTCCCCGACACGAGTTCGCACCGGCCGGCGGGCGCGATCATGCGTACGAGGACCACCCGATACCGATCGGGTACGACCAGACGATGAGCCAGCCGTACATCGTGGCGGTGTTGGCCGAGCTGGCCGCGCCGGAACCGGACGACAAGGTGCTCGAGGTCGGCACCGGTTCCGGCTACACGGCGGCGGTGCTGTCGCGGATGGCGGCGCGCGTCTACACGATCGAGATCGTCGCGCCGCTGGCCGAGCGCGCCGCGGCGACGCTCGCACGCCTCGGCTACGACAACGTCGACGTGCGCAGCGGCGACGGCTACGGCGGCTGGCCGGAAGCGGCGCCGTTCGACGCGATCATCGTGACGGCCGCGCCGCGCGACGTGCCGAAACCGTTGCTGGAACAACTCGCGGTCGGCGGCCGCCTGGTGGTGCCGGTCGGCGACGCATATCAGGAGTTGCGCGTGATCACGCGTACGGAGGACGGGTTCGATCAGCGCACGGTGTTTCCGGTGCGGTTCGTGCCCATGCAGGGGCGCGCTGCGGGAGCGGCGGCCGGGGAGATGCGAGATGGAGCGACAGGCGAACGGTAA